The following coding sequences are from one Dama dama isolate Ldn47 chromosome 8, ASM3311817v1, whole genome shotgun sequence window:
- the NMUR1 gene encoding neuromedin-U receptor 1, protein MVPLCFNCSILPGDRSLGSRSPVPCNGSRALGPFDPQDLNLTDEELRLKYLGPQQTELFVPICVTYLLIFAVGTVGNALTCTVILRHRPMRTPTNYYLFSLAVSDLLVLLVGLPLELYEMQNNYPFLLGAGGCYFRTLLFETVCLASVLNVTALSIERYVAVVHPLRARSVVTHAHVRRVLAAIWGFAVLCSLPNTSLHGIRQLDVPCRGLVPDSAVCTLVRPRAIYNLVVQATALLFFCLPMATISVLYLLIGLRLRHERQLILRQEAKGRARTSDSRRLQDRGRTQVTKMLFVLVVVFGICWAPFHVDRLMWSFVSHWTEGLLLAFQYVHVISGVFFYLSSAANPVLYSLMSTRFRDTFREALCPGTQCRGRRTHHSSYSLSRVTVGSTLGDTGSPGSQAQPLAENGGPGGRQGMDRS, encoded by the exons ATG GTTCCTCTCTGTTTCAACTGCTCCATCCTCCCTGGAGACAGGTCCCTGGGTTCAAGGAGCCCGGTGCCCTGCAATGGCAGCAGGGCTCTGGGACCCTTTGACCCCCAGGACCTGAACCTGACGGATGAGGAGCTCAGGCTCAAGTACCTGGGGCCCCAGCAGACGGAGCTGTTCGTGCCCATCTGTGTCACCTACCTGCTGATCTTTGCGGTGGGCACGGTGGGCAACGCGCTGACCTGCACGGTCATCCTGCGCCACAGGCCCATGCGCACACCCACCAACTACTACCTCTTCAGCTTGGCTGTGTCGGACCTGCTGGTGCTGCTCGTGGGCCTGCCCTTGGAGCTCTATGAGATGCAGAACAACTACCCGTTCTTGTTGGGCGCCGGCGGCTGCTACTTCCGCACGCTGCTCTTTGAGACCGTCTGCCTGGCCTCGGTGCTCAACGTCACCGCCCTGAGCATCGAGCGCTACGTGGCCGTGGTGCACCCGCTGCGGGCCAGGTCGGTGGTGACGCACGCCCACGTGCGCCGCGTGCTCGCAGCCATCTGGGGCTTCGCGGTGCTCTGCTCTCTGCCCAACACCAGCCTGCACGGCATCCGGCAGCTAGATGTGCCCTGCCGGGGCCTGGTGCCCGACTCGGCCGTGTGCACCCTGGTGCGCCCGAGAGCCATCTACAACCTGGTGGTGCAGGCCACCGCGCTGCTCTTCTTCTGCCTGCCCATGGCCACCATCAGCGTGCTCTACCTGCTCATCGGCCTGCGGCTGCGGCATGAGAGGCAGCTGATCCTCAGACAGGAGGCCAAGGGCAGGGCCAGGACAAGCGACAGCCGCAGGCTCCAGGATCGGGGTCGGACACAGGTGACCAAGATGCTGT TTGTGTTGGTCGTCGTGTTCGGGATTTGCTGGGCCCCGTTCCACGTCGACCGCCTTATGTGGAGCTTCGTGTCCCACTGGACCGAGGGCCTGCTCCTGGCCTTCCAGTACGTGCACGTCATCTCCGGAGTCTTCTTCTACCTCAGCTCGGCCGCCAACCCCGTGCTCTACAGCCTCATGTCCACCCGCTTCCGGGACACCTTCCGGGAGGCCCTGTGCCCGGGGACCCAGTGCCGCGGCCGTAGAACCCACCACAGCTCCTACAGCCTCAGCAGGGTGACCGTGGGCAGCACCCTTGGTGACACGGGCTCCCCGGGAAGCCAGGCCCAGCCTCTGGCCGAGAACGGTGGCCCAGGGGGCCGGCAAGGGATGGACCGCTCCTGA